A part of Campylobacter ureolyticus ACS-301-V-Sch3b genomic DNA contains:
- a CDS encoding DMT family transporter, whose protein sequence is MSGFLLGLFSGIFWSIDTVLLSYSTLLILLTAFIHDGFGFLLLSIKSSFSKTSNFKNIVKSDSFKIVIFAGLIGGPIGMGSYIIAISLIGPALATCISITYPVIAALLARFLLKEKLNLIGKIGLFIAIVSTILLYSLNIKFNISILGFVFALITALSWGSECVIIKKAFIKDSSLSEFSALCIRQGISFTTYCFIAFIYFLYTDFNTSFQAKDFNIVFLASIFGTISYLFYYAAIKKIGVLKAMGLNISYSAWTVLIMFFISGQFMLTTFILALFIITGSMLTNINNKG, encoded by the coding sequence TTGAGTGGATTTTTATTAGGTCTTTTTAGTGGTATATTTTGGAGTATAGATACAGTATTATTATCTTATTCAACTTTACTTATCTTACTTACAGCTTTTATACATGATGGTTTTGGATTTTTATTATTATCCATAAAATCATCTTTTTCAAAAACTTCAAATTTTAAAAACATAGTTAAAAGTGATAGTTTTAAAATAGTAATTTTTGCTGGTCTTATTGGCGGACCTATTGGAATGGGTTCATATATCATTGCTATATCTTTGATAGGACCAGCTTTAGCTACTTGCATTAGTATAACTTATCCAGTAATTGCAGCACTATTAGCAAGGTTTTTATTAAAAGAAAAGTTAAATTTAATAGGCAAGATAGGTCTTTTTATAGCTATTGTTTCTACAATTTTACTTTATTCTTTAAATATTAAATTTAATATTAGTATATTAGGATTTGTTTTTGCACTTATAACAGCTCTTTCTTGGGGAAGTGAATGTGTTATTATAAAAAAAGCTTTTATTAAAGATAGCTCACTTAGTGAATTTTCTGCACTTTGTATAAGGCAAGGTATTAGTTTTACTACATATTGTTTTATAGCCTTTATCTATTTTTTATATACAGATTTTAACACTAGCTTTCAAGCCAAAGATTTTAATATAGTTTTTTTAGCTTCTATTTTTGGAACTATCTCATACTTGTTTTATTATGCCGCAATAAAAAAAATAGGTGTGCTTAAAGCTATGGGATTAAATATATCATACTCTGCTTGGACTGTTTTAATAATGTTTTTTATAAGTGGACAATTTATGCTAACAACTTTTATACTTGCTTTATTTATAATAACAGGAAGTATGCTTACAAATATAAATAATAAAGGATAG
- a CDS encoding glycosyltransferase family 4 protein: protein MKIGFLSHSDLSIALFRAPIMRALKDLGHEVYAIYPKGIMDEVIKSEFRAINYEIDKASLNPFKIAKNSRDLAQILKNLNLDMLQTSAHKSNVFGTYAAKKAGIRVIINLIEGLGSFYVDNNFKSRFVRFTMERLYKKSLNLSNACIFVNEADPSYFLDKNLILKQKTFIVKSVGIDSLKFDPQKVKAYDYKSDKKIVLMIGRALWHKGIREFYEAAQLLKNRNDLKFVFVGDTYEGNKSSADKKFLENKNVSWIKWSDEIAQLLKGAYMFVLPSYKEGFPRTVLEAMSMQKPCVVNNVTGCNEAIKDGFNGLLCEPKNSSDLAKKIEILANNEKMAYEFGKNARDEVLQKYDEKIVVKKYLEIYRKFIDV from the coding sequence GTGAAAATTGGTTTTTTATCTCATTCTGATTTAAGCATAGCTTTATTTCGTGCTCCTATAATGAGAGCTTTAAAAGATCTTGGACATGAAGTTTATGCTATTTATCCAAAAGGAATTATGGATGAAGTTATAAAATCAGAGTTTAGGGCTATAAATTATGAAATTGATAAGGCTAGCTTAAATCCATTTAAAATAGCAAAAAACTCACGAGATTTAGCACAAATTTTAAAAAACTTAAATTTAGACATGCTTCAAACTTCAGCTCATAAATCAAATGTTTTTGGAACTTATGCAGCAAAAAAAGCCGGGATTAGAGTTATTATAAATTTAATCGAAGGACTTGGAAGCTTTTATGTTGATAATAACTTTAAATCACGCTTTGTGCGTTTTACTATGGAAAGACTTTATAAAAAAAGTTTAAATTTGAGTAATGCATGTATATTTGTAAATGAGGCTGATCCAAGCTACTTTTTAGATAAAAATTTAATTTTAAAACAAAAAACCTTCATAGTAAAAAGCGTTGGAATTGATTCTTTAAAATTTGATCCACAAAAAGTAAAAGCTTATGATTATAAAAGTGATAAAAAAATAGTTTTAATGATAGGGCGAGCTTTGTGGCATAAAGGCATAAGAGAATTTTATGAAGCAGCACAGCTTTTAAAAAACAGAAATGATCTTAAATTTGTCTTTGTGGGAGATACTTATGAGGGAAATAAAAGTAGTGCCGATAAAAAATTTTTGGAAAATAAAAATGTAAGTTGGATAAAATGGAGTGATGAGATTGCCCAGCTTTTAAAAGGAGCTTATATGTTTGTTTTGCCAAGCTATAAAGAGGGTTTTCCAAGAACTGTTTTAGAAGCTATGAGCATGCAAAAACCTTGTGTTGTAAACAATGTAACAGGGTGCAATGAAGCTATAAAAGATGGCTTTAATGGTCTTTTATGCGAGCCAAAAAACTCTAGTGATTTAGCCAAAAAAATTGAAATTTTGGCAAATAATGAAAAAATGGCATATGAATTTGGTAAAAACGCACGAGATGAAGTTTTGCAAAAATACGATGAAAAGATTGTTGTTAAAAAATATTTAGAAATTTATAGGAAATTTATTGATGTATAG
- a CDS encoding NTP transferase domain-containing protein: protein MSNAIIMAAGLGSRLKEYTKTTHKSLFLVDNVPNLERTIRYLNEIGIDEIHIVIGYLSEQFLYLKDKYKNINLIFNSDFATKNNAYSFKLAIDYFSDSFIIDADVVLLKNIFSLETRSTYYTTLRRKTQKAEWIVCADEKDRVFDIKICTDEKPSLLGISYFTKEDAKIIKDEIYNLDDDYFLDSKLYYDNVIAKLIDKISIYSKFIDPNYVCELDDIKDIDELKEKLNGKFSRN, encoded by the coding sequence GTGAGTAATGCAATAATAATGGCAGCTGGTCTTGGATCAAGATTAAAAGAGTATACAAAAACTACACATAAATCTCTTTTTTTAGTTGATAATGTACCAAATTTAGAAAGAACTATAAGATATTTAAATGAAATAGGCATAGATGAAATACATATAGTTATAGGTTATTTAAGTGAGCAATTTTTATATTTAAAAGATAAGTATAAAAATATAAATTTAATCTTTAATTCAGATTTTGCAACTAAAAATAATGCTTATTCTTTTAAATTGGCAATAGATTATTTTTCAGATAGTTTTATTATAGATGCTGATGTTGTATTGTTAAAAAATATATTTAGTTTAGAAACCAGATCTACATACTACACAACATTAAGAAGAAAAACACAAAAAGCTGAATGGATTGTTTGCGCAGATGAAAAAGATAGAGTTTTTGATATAAAAATATGCACAGATGAAAAGCCAAGCTTACTTGGGATTAGCTATTTTACAAAAGAAGATGCAAAGATAATAAAAGATGAGATATATAATTTAGATGATGATTATTTTTTAGATTCTAAGCTATATTATGATAATGTTATTGCTAAATTAATAGATAAAATATCTATATACTCTAAGTTTATAGATCCAAATTATGTATGCGAATTAGATGATATAAAAGATATAGATGAATTAAAGGAAAAGCTAAATGGAAAATTTAGTAGAAATTAG
- a CDS encoding STT3 domain-containing protein: MTKFDFNNKTWVSTFIIIAFLFGVVCRLYWVWWAGEFSEMKFDDIVMINTNDGYAFAEGARDIIAGFHQPNDLSYVDHSMSKFTAFVAKILPFEFESVILYMSVVLSSLLVIPLLLISKEFKAIPTGIIASFTSVIANSYYNRTMAGYYDTDMLNIVLPCFVLWGLIRASLKEKPCIIAPLFVLISLWWYPSSFTLNLALFGTFFLYTLVFQRKVLANYQNLILYLVALINIAIFIKFIAILALYFIFKKGLSFKKSAIIGGVVFAIFAILGGLNSVFFNLQFYILRDLSEIKTTNYIFFNVNQTIQESGIIDYDYFMDRISSEAALFFLSVLGYVLLCFKNRAFLLSLPILGLGFLALKAGLRFTIYAVPIMGLGLGYFLYFIVKSFKFKDGLNIIISFILAILCSIPAILHIKEYKSPTVFFAPEVEVLNNLKNIANREDYALAWWDYGYPIRYYSDVKTLIDGGKHLGNQNFPVSFALFKDEVSSANMARLIVEYTEKQYKEKFPNILDQILKDYNLKDADDLLLSLSFRDFTLPKKTRDVYYYLPKRMSNIFDTVVLFSNLDLKTGKSKNKPFFNTSYAVSGSADGILLNNGIVLSPDLKTLKLADQSFNIKTFYEVENKDGKFSKNVTHLNKDGFLSLILVKNDGTFIILDDEALKSSYVQLFYLENYDEKLFEPVILTPLAKVYKLKI; this comes from the coding sequence ATGACTAAATTTGACTTTAATAATAAAACTTGGGTTAGTACTTTTATAATAATAGCTTTTTTATTTGGTGTTGTTTGTAGGCTTTATTGGGTTTGGTGGGCTGGTGAGTTTAGCGAGATGAAATTTGATGATATTGTTATGATAAATACCAACGATGGATATGCTTTTGCAGAAGGAGCAAGGGATATAATAGCAGGTTTTCATCAACCAAATGATTTAAGTTATGTAGATCACTCAATGTCTAAATTTACAGCTTTTGTAGCAAAAATTTTACCATTTGAGTTTGAAAGTGTGATTTTATATATGAGCGTAGTTTTAAGCTCACTTTTAGTAATTCCACTACTTCTTATATCAAAAGAGTTTAAAGCCATCCCCACAGGAATAATTGCTTCTTTTACAAGCGTTATTGCAAACTCATATTATAACCGCACCATGGCAGGATATTATGATACTGATATGCTAAATATCGTTCTTCCTTGCTTTGTGCTTTGGGGGCTTATAAGAGCATCATTAAAAGAAAAACCTTGTATAATAGCTCCTTTGTTTGTCTTAATTAGCCTTTGGTGGTATCCATCATCTTTTACTCTAAATTTGGCTTTATTTGGGACATTTTTTCTTTATACATTAGTTTTTCAAAGAAAGGTTTTAGCAAATTATCAAAATCTTATTTTATATTTAGTCGCACTTATAAATATAGCTATTTTTATAAAATTTATAGCCATTTTAGCACTTTATTTTATATTTAAAAAAGGACTTAGTTTTAAAAAATCAGCCATTATTGGTGGAGTAGTTTTTGCAATATTTGCTATTTTAGGAGGATTAAACTCTGTATTTTTTAACCTTCAGTTTTATATTTTAAGAGATTTATCAGAGATAAAAACCACAAATTATATATTTTTTAATGTTAATCAAACTATCCAAGAATCAGGCATTATTGATTATGATTATTTTATGGATAGGATTAGTTCAGAAGCGGCGTTATTTTTTTTATCAGTTTTAGGATATGTTTTATTGTGTTTTAAAAATAGAGCATTTTTACTCTCACTTCCAATTTTAGGACTTGGTTTTTTAGCCTTAAAAGCTGGTCTTAGATTTACTATTTATGCAGTACCTATTATGGGGCTAGGGCTAGGATATTTTCTTTATTTTATTGTAAAAAGTTTTAAATTTAAGGATGGCTTGAATATTATAATCTCATTTATTTTGGCAATCCTTTGCTCTATTCCTGCAATTTTACATATTAAAGAGTATAAAAGCCCAACAGTGTTTTTTGCTCCAGAGGTTGAGGTTTTAAACAATCTTAAAAATATTGCCAATAGAGAGGATTATGCACTTGCTTGGTGGGATTATGGCTATCCGATTCGCTATTATAGTGATGTTAAAACTCTAATTGATGGTGGAAAACATCTTGGAAATCAAAATTTTCCAGTAAGCTTTGCCCTTTTTAAAGATGAGGTAAGTTCTGCAAATATGGCAAGACTTATTGTAGAATACACAGAAAAACAATATAAAGAAAAATTCCCAAACATACTAGATCAAATTTTAAAAGACTATAATCTTAAAGATGCTGATGATTTACTTCTAAGTCTTAGTTTTAGGGACTTTACTTTGCCTAAAAAAACAAGGGATGTTTATTATTATCTGCCAAAAAGAATGTCAAATATTTTTGATACTGTTGTTTTATTTTCAAATTTGGATTTAAAAACTGGCAAGAGTAAAAATAAACCATTTTTTAATACCTCTTATGCTGTTTCAGGCTCTGCAGATGGAATTTTACTAAATAATGGCATTGTTTTATCGCCTGATTTAAAAACTCTAAAATTAGCAGATCAAAGCTTTAATATAAAAACTTTTTATGAAGTTGAAAACAAAGATGGCAAATTTAGTAAAAATGTTACTCACTTAAATAAAGATGGATTTTTAAGCTTAATTTTAGTAAAAAATGATGGAACTTTTATAATATTAGATGATGAAGCGCTAAAATCGAGCTATGTTCAGCTTTTTTATTTAGAAAATTATGATGAAAAGCTTTTTGAACCAGTTATTTTAACGCCACTTGCAAAAGTTTATAAATTAAAAATTTAA
- a CDS encoding LicD family protein: MENLVEISLDEAKEKMLEMMCYIDKVCRENNIKYSLAYGTLIGAIRHKGFIPWDDDMDIMLTRDNYDKLIEIIKKDDKYDLLDFDSGFILNFSKICYKNTLAIEKDKYRLKCNLFGVFVDIFPIDNLPEKEPKRHLRKISLIQHLLIYRNFNMILSPGSFLKKIAKFSLFFPLFCISRVFFTKKYLIRILKETILKYKNITTKKCGIFSDGLKEIYDKNDFKNYIDVSFENFKLMAVQNYDTILRIYYGDYMKLPPEEKRINTHTYKYYESRV, from the coding sequence ATGGAAAATTTAGTAGAAATTAGCCTTGATGAGGCAAAAGAAAAAATGCTTGAAATGATGTGCTATATAGATAAAGTTTGTAGAGAAAACAATATAAAGTATTCTTTAGCTTATGGCACATTAATAGGAGCTATTAGGCATAAAGGATTTATTCCATGGGATGATGACATGGATATAATGCTAACAAGAGACAATTACGACAAGCTCATAGAAATCATTAAAAAAGATGATAAGTATGATTTATTGGATTTTGATAGTGGCTTTATCTTAAATTTTTCCAAAATTTGCTATAAGAATACTTTGGCTATAGAAAAAGACAAATATCGCTTAAAGTGCAATTTGTTTGGTGTGTTTGTTGATATTTTTCCCATTGATAATTTGCCAGAAAAAGAGCCAAAAAGACATTTAAGAAAAATATCTTTAATACAACATTTGCTTATATATAGAAATTTTAATATGATTTTATCACCAGGAAGCTTTTTGAAAAAAATAGCTAAATTTTCTTTGTTTTTTCCGTTATTTTGCATTTCAAGAGTGTTTTTTACAAAAAAATATCTAATAAGAATTTTAAAAGAAACAATATTAAAATATAAAAATATAACTACAAAAAAATGTGGTATTTTCTCAGATGGGCTAAAGGAGATTTATGATAAGAATGATTTTAAAAACTATATTGATGTGAGCTTTGAAAATTTTAAACTAATGGCTGTTCAAAACTATGATACTATTTTAAGAATTTATTATGGTGATTATATGAAATTGCCACCAGAAGAAAAAAGGATTAACACGCATACTTATAAATACTATGAAAGCAGGGTATAA
- a CDS encoding polysaccharide pyruvyl transferase family protein, translated as MKIAVFTLPLLNNYGGILQAFALVKFLNECGFSAKLLNLEPNESRFSLNYLKFLIAKIIYYKKYKNVVFKKKQYKKFERFILENIPLTSKINSAKQLNKVFKRYKFDACIVGSDQVFRPEYFWLYKDSFSLGFLNDNVIKLSYAASFGGAKYSGYKEEFHAKNFKKFRAISVREKSGIKVCKETFGVDATWVLDPTMMLEIDEYKKLFKYIKTSNSKGKVFAYVLDKSLEKQTLITDFAKDKNLEIYEINDGNLSSDIISIKEWLKSIYEADTVITDSFHGCVFSILFNKPFYTFINKERGADRFYSLFEMFDLFDRIIDYNNFSQKNINYKKVNEIIKEQRELSKNFLISNLKVDNAK; from the coding sequence TTGAAAATAGCAGTTTTTACACTTCCGCTTTTAAATAATTACGGTGGAATTTTGCAAGCTTTTGCTTTAGTGAAATTTTTAAATGAGTGTGGATTTAGTGCGAAGTTATTAAATTTAGAGCCAAATGAGAGCAGATTTAGTCTTAATTATTTAAAATTTTTAATAGCAAAAATTATATATTATAAAAAATATAAAAATGTGGTTTTTAAAAAGAAACAATATAAAAAATTTGAAAGGTTTATTTTAGAAAACATACCTTTAACATCAAAAATAAATAGCGCTAAGCAATTAAATAAAGTCTTTAAAAGATATAAATTTGATGCTTGTATAGTAGGAAGCGATCAGGTTTTTAGACCAGAATATTTTTGGCTTTATAAAGATAGTTTTTCATTGGGGTTTTTAAATGACAATGTTATAAAGCTTTCATACGCTGCTTCTTTTGGAGGAGCAAAATATAGTGGCTATAAAGAGGAATTTCATGCAAAGAATTTTAAAAAATTTAGAGCCATTTCTGTTAGAGAAAAAAGTGGCATAAAGGTATGTAAAGAAACTTTTGGAGTTGATGCAACTTGGGTTTTAGATCCAACTATGATGCTTGAAATAGATGAGTACAAAAAACTTTTTAAATATATAAAAACATCAAATTCAAAAGGTAAGGTTTTTGCCTATGTATTAGACAAAAGTTTAGAAAAACAAACACTTATCACTGATTTTGCAAAAGATAAGAACTTAGAAATTTATGAGATAAATGATGGAAATTTATCCAGTGATATTATATCTATTAAAGAGTGGCTAAAAAGCATTTATGAAGCAGATACCGTAATAACAGATTCTTTTCATGGATGTGTTTTTTCGATTTTGTTTAATAAACCATTTTATACTTTCATAAATAAAGAAAGAGGGGCTGATAGATTTTATTCTTTATTTGAAATGTTTGATTTATTTGATAGAATTATAGATTATAATAATTTTAGTCAAAAAAATATAAATTATAAAAAAGTTAATGAAATTATTAAAGAGCAAAGAGAGCTTTCTAAGAATTTTTTGATATCAAATTTAAAGGTTGATAATGCAAAATAA
- a CDS encoding glycosyltransferase family 2 protein, whose protein sequence is MQNNPLISIVVPVYNVEKYLKKCIQSIVDQTYKNLEIILVDDGSSDNSGKICDEFAQKDNRIKVIHKTNGGQADARNKALDIMNGEWVSFVDSDDFVSPYYIENLHYLVNKYDVDIAITSFVRFFNENTKLSSSKISNQEVLLHNPDEAVKNMLYGKYYSVSPWSKIYKKDLFYNNRFTKGKIYEDFELMPIITSQSKKVAFCNVVDYFYYCRQNSTTKSGFSKKNMQGYEALDSLDRYFCNNLSIKNVLKDIKALSPLTDLPKIKISSDNERILFNEVSKNINNKRLFVLLFNKNINLKLKIKIIFFICFGCHAYAKFERMRLKRRINKMINNEKNGAVYE, encoded by the coding sequence ATGCAAAATAATCCTTTAATTTCTATAGTAGTTCCAGTCTATAATGTAGAAAAATATCTTAAAAAATGCATCCAAAGCATTGTAGATCAAACTTATAAAAATTTAGAAATTATCTTAGTTGATGATGGCAGTAGTGATAACTCAGGTAAAATTTGTGATGAGTTTGCCCAAAAAGATAACCGTATAAAAGTTATTCATAAAACAAATGGCGGTCAAGCAGATGCTAGAAACAAAGCCTTGGATATTATGAATGGAGAGTGGGTGAGTTTTGTTGATAGTGATGATTTTGTAAGTCCTTACTATATAGAAAATTTGCACTATTTAGTAAACAAATATGATGTAGATATAGCTATAACTTCATTTGTTAGATTTTTTAATGAAAATACCAAATTATCATCAAGTAAAATATCAAATCAAGAAGTGTTACTTCATAATCCAGATGAAGCCGTAAAAAATATGCTTTATGGAAAGTACTACTCTGTAAGCCCATGGTCAAAAATATATAAAAAAGATTTATTTTACAATAACAGATTTACAAAAGGTAAAATTTATGAAGATTTTGAATTGATGCCAATTATCACTAGTCAATCAAAAAAAGTGGCATTTTGTAATGTGGTAGATTATTTTTATTATTGTAGGCAAAATTCAACAACAAAGTCAGGTTTTTCTAAGAAAAATATGCAAGGATATGAGGCTTTAGATAGTCTAGATAGATACTTTTGTAATAATTTATCTATAAAAAATGTTTTAAAAGATATTAAAGCTCTATCGCCTTTGACAGATTTACCTAAAATAAAGATTTCTTCAGATAATGAAAGGATTTTGTTTAATGAAGTAAGTAAAAATATAAATAATAAAAGATTATTTGTTTTACTTTTTAATAAAAATATAAATTTAAAATTAAAGATAAAAATTATATTTTTTATCTGTTTTGGTTGTCATGCTTATGCCAAATTTGAAAGAATGCGTTTAAAAAGACGCATCAACAAAATGATCAATAATGAAAAAAATGGTGCAGTATATGAATAG
- a CDS encoding glycosyltransferase family 2 protein: MICLISVIVPVYNVEKYLKKSIQSIIKQTYENLEIILVDDGSSDNSGKICDEFAQKDNRIKVIHKTNGGLSDARNAGLDVMSGEWVSFVDSDDFVSPYYIENLLNLSLRTNSDISITSFKYVFGNNEDEISAKIDENDSVLTHEKDEFLSQIFYSKLYDIGATRKLFKKELFNGLRFPKGEISEDLATIPYIFKNAKKVVFCDKKDYFYLLRSDSISRTNVFSQKNLFMFKALNDLKSNFINDKKTLRAINFYENLVNLAAAVRFGDDYKPYKKPLKFKDFIETLFNKNVKFTHKIYFLLYFCFGYKICARIWKFYNNLRK, from the coding sequence ATGATTTGCTTAATCTCAGTTATAGTTCCAGTTTATAATGTAGAAAAATATCTTAAAAAAAGTATTCAAAGTATTATAAAGCAAACTTATGAAAATTTAGAAATTATCTTAGTTGATGATGGAAGTAGTGATAACTCAGGTAAAATTTGTGATGAATTTGCCCAAAAAGATAACCGTATAAAAGTTATTCATAAAACAAATGGCGGACTTAGTGATGCAAGAAATGCAGGACTTGATGTAATGAGTGGGGAATGGGTAAGTTTTGTTGATAGTGATGATTTTGTAAGTCCTTACTATATAGAGAATTTATTAAATTTGTCTTTAAGAACCAACTCTGATATATCAATTACAAGCTTTAAATATGTTTTTGGAAATAACGAGGATGAAATTTCGGCAAAAATAGATGAAAATGACAGTGTTTTAACTCATGAAAAAGATGAGTTTTTATCACAAATTTTTTATAGTAAGCTTTATGATATTGGCGCAACTAGAAAACTTTTTAAAAAAGAGCTTTTTAATGGTTTGCGCTTTCCAAAAGGCGAAATTTCAGAAGATTTAGCAACTATTCCATATATTTTTAAAAATGCAAAGAAAGTAGTATTTTGTGATAAAAAAGATTATTTTTATCTTTTAAGAAGTGATTCTATTTCAAGAACTAATGTTTTTAGCCAAAAAAATCTTTTCATGTTTAAGGCTTTAAATGATTTAAAATCTAATTTTATAAATGATAAAAAAACTTTACGTGCTATAAATTTTTATGAAAATTTAGTAAATTTAGCAGCAGCAGTTCGATTTGGTGATGATTATAAACCATATAAAAAACCTCTTAAATTTAAAGATTTCATAGAAACTTTATTTAATAAAAATGTAAAATTTACTCATAAAATTTACTTTTTGCTTTATTTTTGTTTTGGTTATAAAATTTGTGCTAGAATTTGGAAATTTTACAATAATTTAAGGAAATAA
- a CDS encoding choline kinase family protein translates to MNSVKIEQKFKEIFTDCKVNKIIFIGGMTNKNYLVVCDNDKFVFRIPGKNANSIINRINEKNNQILSFKSGFNVETVYFNDKSGIKITKFLEEAKTLSPQTAREYIKEIGKDIKNIHSSNMLFTNHFDAFKEMDKYLSLLSSEYKNHKFLKDGLILFEKLKNKLIEINMDLYNKSFIYTPTHGDIVPENILAIKNPDNSIKKLYFIDWEYSGLNDPIWDVAFISVESNFNKQEDEKLIKSYGLKNDEVIKIDIFKSIQDILWSVWGLAKMSAGEDLTSYVDNRFKQAFDRKIF, encoded by the coding sequence ATGAATAGTGTTAAAATAGAGCAAAAATTCAAAGAGATTTTTACAGATTGCAAAGTTAATAAAATTATTTTTATCGGAGGAATGACCAATAAAAACTATCTTGTTGTTTGCGACAATGATAAATTTGTTTTTAGAATTCCTGGAAAAAATGCAAATAGCATAATAAATAGAATAAATGAAAAAAACAATCAAATTTTAAGTTTTAAGAGTGGGTTTAATGTAGAAACAGTTTATTTTAATGACAAATCAGGAATAAAAATAACTAAATTTTTAGAAGAGGCAAAAACTTTAAGTCCACAAACCGCAAGAGAGTATATAAAAGAAATTGGTAAAGATATTAAAAACATCCATAGCTCAAACATGCTATTTACAAATCATTTTGATGCATTTAAAGAGATGGATAAATATCTATCTTTGCTTTCTAGTGAGTATAAAAATCATAAATTTTTAAAAGATGGACTTATTTTATTTGAAAAGTTAAAAAACAAATTAATTGAAATAAATATGGATTTATACAATAAAAGCTTTATTTATACTCCAACTCATGGGGATATAGTGCCTGAAAATATTTTAGCTATAAAAAATCCTGATAATAGTATAAAAAAACTCTATTTTATAGACTGGGAATACTCAGGTTTAAATGATCCTATTTGGGATGTTGCTTTTATATCAGTTGAGAGCAATTTTAACAAACAAGAAGATGAAAAGCTTATAAAAAGCTATGGTTTAAAAAATGATGAAGTTATCAAGATTGATATTTTTAAAAGCATTCAAGATATTTTATGGTCTGTATGGGGACTTGCAAAAATGAGCGCGGGAGAAGATTTGACATCATATGTTGATAATAGGTTTAAACAAGCCTTTGATAGGAAAATATTTTGA
- a CDS encoding glycosyltransferase, with amino-acid sequence MEKTTIIFFIGLMNGGGVEKIILSYCENLDKNKFNFIFVTSKSSMQIPYDKIKYLNAKLVLTPDYYKDKLSYIKTVFKILKENKNGIFHCNYLSPLPYFIAKLVGIKTIIAHSHAYQTKVDFKHRIRRFLVCSFANTYFACGKNTGKYVFKNRKFTIIHNAINLNDFVFDENFKKHFFEKNNLFNKKIIGHIGRFSKEKNHKFIIDVFKKVLEKDHNFYLLLAGDGELFDEIKNYSNDVGVCDNIIFLGNIDNVNKIYSLFDIFILPSLFEGFPIVLVEAQANGLKCLVSDRVSKEIKFIDNCSFLTIENIDLWVNEILNSNFLREKNSLKILAEKGFDIKTEAKKLEKIYESFK; translated from the coding sequence ATGGAAAAAACTACAATAATATTTTTCATAGGTCTTATGAATGGTGGAGGAGTGGAGAAGATAATATTAAGCTATTGTGAAAACCTAGATAAAAATAAGTTTAATTTTATATTTGTAACCAGTAAAAGCTCTATGCAAATACCATACGATAAGATTAAATATTTAAATGCAAAGCTAGTATTAACACCTGATTATTATAAAGATAAATTATCTTATATAAAAACTGTTTTTAAAATTTTAAAAGAAAATAAAAATGGCATTTTTCATTGTAATTATTTATCCCCACTTCCATATTTTATAGCCAAACTTGTTGGTATAAAAACCATAATAGCTCATTCTCATGCCTATCAGACTAAAGTAGATTTTAAGCATAGAATAAGAAGGTTTTTAGTTTGTAGTTTTGCTAACACATACTTTGCATGTGGTAAAAATACTGGAAAATATGTTTTTAAAAATAGAAAATTTACAATAATTCATAACGCCATAAATTTAAATGATTTTGTTTTTGATGAGAATTTCAAAAAGCATTTTTTTGAAAAAAACAATCTTTTTAATAAAAAAATTATAGGACATATTGGTAGATTTTCAAAAGAGAAAAATCATAAATTTATAATCGATGTATTTAAAAAGGTTTTAGAAAAAGATCATAACTTTTATCTTTTGTTAGCAGGAGATGGCGAGCTTTTTGACGAGATTAAAAACTATTCTAATGATGTTGGTGTTTGTGATAATATTATTTTTCTAGGAAACATTGATAATGTAAATAAAATTTATAGTTTATTTGACATTTTTATTTTGCCAAGCCTATTTGAAGGTTTTCCTATAGTATTAGTAGAGGCTCAAGCTAATGGATTAAAATGCTTAGTTTCGGACAGGGTTTCAAAAGAGATCAAATTTATAGATAATTGTAGTTTTTTAACTATTGAAAATATTGATTTATGGGTAAATGAAATTTTAAATTCCAACTTTCTTAGAGAAAAAAATAGTTTAAAAATTTTAGCAGAAAAAGGATTTGATATAAAAACAGAAGCCAAAAAATTAGAAAAAATTTATGAAAGTTTTAAATGA